One Anaerohalosphaeraceae bacterium genomic window, GTTAAAGCCGCTGTGGATAACCTGTGAGTGGCTGTGTTTAAGCTGTGTGCAGTTTTGTGGCGCCGTACTGAATGGCAAGATAGGGTATTTGTTTCTTTTATGCGTTTTACAGTTCTCACAGTCATTTTCACAGGTTTTCCACGGAAAAATTATTTGGCTTTCTTTTTCGCGATACGCCATTCGTACGCCCGATAGAGAAGGGCAAGTTCTGATTTTTTCCTATCTATATTTTCCTGAAGCGACTGCACGGCCTCTTTGTTTCGGTATGTCTCCTCTTTGCCGTACTCCAGTGAAAGGGATTCAATTTCCTCCTCGAGGGACAGGATTTTTTCCTCAATCTCCTCCAGTTTCCATGCGTTGAACCGGCGAATCTCCGGTGGGGTGGATACAGAAGGCGTCTTTTTGGCGGTTTCAGACAGAGAGTTTTTCGGAGGTGAAGCTGTTTCCTGCTGAAGAGTCTGGACCCGTTGACTCCATTGTGTAAAAATACCCTCTTCTCCGGCGAGTTTGTAGTACCATGTGTGCTCAGCCGGCGAAATCCGTCCTTCCCTGCTGCGGCCCAAAATCAGCATGCTGTCGAACAGTCGGTTGATGAAGTATCGGTCATGGCTGACGGCCAGAACAGCCCCTTCATAGACCGTAAGGGCTTCCTCGAGCACCTGCCGGCTTTCCATATCGAGATGGTTGGTCGGCTCATCGAGGATCAGCAGCTCCGGCTCCGACAGGACAAGCTTGGCCAGCATCAGACGGTTTTTCTGGCCGCCGCTGAGGGTGGCTATCGGCTGGAATACCTGCTCCCCTCGAAAGAGAAAGGCGCCCAGCTTTCCGCGGAGCTGTTCAGGGGTCAGGTCGGGGCGGACGGCGGCTGCCTCTTCCAGAACTGTTTTCTCTTCGCAGAGTGTCTGGGCATGCTGGTCTAAGTAGCCGATTCGAATATTTTCTCCCCTTTGAACATACCCCTCATCCGGCTCCAGCTGCCCCAGAAGAATCTTCAGAAGCGTCGTCTTGCCGGACCCGTTCGGCCCGATGATGACCGTTCGGCAGCCAGGGGTTATTTCAATATTCAGGCTGCGGAACAGGACGGTTTCGCCGAAACGCTTGGACAGAGACTCGGCCCGGATGAGCTTTTCGCGGCGGTCCGATGGTGATTCAAAGAAAAAGGAGATTCGCTGGGCCTCCGGCAGCTCTTTCAGAAAATCCGGATTGTTGTGAAGCAGACGCCGCAGACGGGTTTTTCGGCCGCGAGCCGTCTTGCGCATCCCCTCCTGGTCTTTGTTGCGGGCAATGAAATCGAGGGTCTTGGCGATAAACTCCTTTCGGCGGCGAAGGATGCGCTCTTCGGAGAGCCGCCTTACTTTTTTCTGCTCAAGAAAAGAGGTATAGTTTCCTCTGTAGCTGAACGCCTGTCCGGCCTCGATTTCAACAATGCTGTCCGCCAGCTGATCAAGGAAGTACCGGTCATGGCTGATGAGCAGCACAGTCCCCTTGTAGCTCTTGAGAAACATCTCCAGCCATTCAATCCCCTGCAGGTCCAGATGGTTGGTCGGCTCATCCAGAAGAAGGACATCCGAAGGGCTCACGAGGGTGCGGGCCAGCATCAGACGCGAAAGCTGCCCGCCGCTCAAAGCAGAAACAGGACGAGAATATGTTTCCTCATTCAGTCCAAGACCGCTCAAAATACTTTTCACGAAGATTTCCGCATTCCACCCGCCCTGATGTTCCAGCTGATGTCGAATGGACTCATACTCAGTAAGTTTTTGTTTGAGTAGATGTCGATTTTGTGTATCTAATTCACACAAAACTTCCTCCAGTCGGTTCTGGAGAAAACGGGTTTCTCCCACCCCCTCGCAGGCCGTTTCAAAAACGGTTTTTCGGTCATCCCCTTCGAATCGGTTTTCTTGAGGAAGATAGGCCAGCCGAAGGCCTTTTTGAACAGACACAGTGCCTTTATCGGGATATTCTTGACCTATAATCAACCGAAATAGGGTTGTCTTTCCGCAACCGTTGGGCCCGGTCAACCCGACTCGCTGACCCCCATGAAAGGAGACAGTCAATCCCCGGAAAAGATTCAGAGTTCCGTACGATTTTTCGATATCAGAAAGCGATATAATAGACATATAAGGCCTTAAAGTTTCAGTCAGAGCCCCTACTATAATAAAAAATCAGCGAAATAGGAAGAGAGCGGGTTTTTCCGTTGACAGGGGGGGCGGACGCAATTAGTATTTTGGGGAAAGAAAAAGACATAAGATGAGGTTTTAGCTGCACTGGGGCCACAGATGAAGCGAATCAAACTGCAATATAAGTCGGCGGTTTTCGGATGGGTTATGTTGTGTGTTGGACTCCTGGCGGGCTGTTCCGGGGGCCCCGGGATTACAGCCAAAGAGGTGCATCAGCGGCATTACCGAACGGTCCATTCGAACTGGCTGATGTTTCAGGATGATATCGATTCTTTCCTCCTTCTGGACAGACCCACTCGTTTGACCCCGCTTTATACTCGATAAGGCATCCGGTGCCGGAAAGCAGGGGCGCTGCGGCCTTATAGAAACCGGCGGGTCGGCCCGAAAGGACCGGAAGGACGTGCCGAAAATCAGAAAGACAGCCCCTTTGTCGGGAACCACAACCCTTGCAGGTGATTGTTGAGCACATCTTAAGGATTTCCCCCTACGAGCGACTGATTATTCTGGCCGAGCTGATTATCATTGGGCTGGTGGTCTATGCCGTGCTCAATTTTCTGGAGGGAACCAGAGGAGAGCGTCTTTTTCGGGGCATGGTCCTGGTTCTGTTCACCGGTTCGCTGGTGCTGAATCTGGGGGTCAAGACCTTCGGAATGGACCGGATTGCGTATTTGTACAACGGCTTTCTGCTGGCGGTCTTGATTGTCGCGGTGATTGCCTTTCAGCCGGAAATCCGCCGCGCCCTGATTCGCATCGGCCAGACGTCTCTTTTCACAGCCGGTTCGCGCTATCAAATCAGCCGAGGCGTCGAAGAGATTGTCGAGGCCGTCTCCCAGATGGCCGCCACCCGAACGGGAGCCATTTTGGTGATTGAGCGGCATGTCGGACTGGGCGAATTCATTGAAACGGGCGTTCGGCTCGATGCGCGGATTACCTCCGAGCTGATTAAGACCATTTTCTATCCCGGGACCCCTCTCCACGATATGGCCCTGATTATTCGCGGGGACCGTCTGCTGGCCGCGCGGGTCCAGCTGCCTTTGTCGGAAGGAGACGGAGCAGCCGGCTCGCTGGGCTCCCGTCATCGGGCGGCCATCGGACTGTCCAGCACGTCCGATGCACTGGTGATTGTCGTCAGTGAAGAGACCGGGATTATCTCAATCGCTTCAGACGGACAACTGAAACGAAATGTCAGCAAATCGGAACTCCGGCAGTATCTCAAGGATGCCCTGGAGGAAGCGGGACAACCGCAGGAGCAGTAGACGGCGGAAAAGGAAGACGGCGTGGCGGCAAAAATCAGAAAACTTCTTGTAGTTGCTTTTCTGTCGGCGACGATTTGGGTATGGGCCTTTTTGTC contains:
- a CDS encoding ABC-F family ATP-binding cassette domain-containing protein, which codes for MSIISLSDIEKSYGTLNLFRGLTVSFHGGQRVGLTGPNGCGKTTLFRLIIGQEYPDKGTVSVQKGLRLAYLPQENRFEGDDRKTVFETACEGVGETRFLQNRLEEVLCELDTQNRHLLKQKLTEYESIRHQLEHQGGWNAEIFVKSILSGLGLNEETYSRPVSALSGGQLSRLMLARTLVSPSDVLLLDEPTNHLDLQGIEWLEMFLKSYKGTVLLISHDRYFLDQLADSIVEIEAGQAFSYRGNYTSFLEQKKVRRLSEERILRRRKEFIAKTLDFIARNKDQEGMRKTARGRKTRLRRLLHNNPDFLKELPEAQRISFFFESPSDRREKLIRAESLSKRFGETVLFRSLNIEITPGCRTVIIGPNGSGKTTLLKILLGQLEPDEGYVQRGENIRIGYLDQHAQTLCEEKTVLEEAAAVRPDLTPEQLRGKLGAFLFRGEQVFQPIATLSGGQKNRLMLAKLVLSEPELLILDEPTNHLDMESRQVLEEALTVYEGAVLAVSHDRYFINRLFDSMLILGRSREGRISPAEHTWYYKLAGEEGIFTQWSQRVQTLQQETASPPKNSLSETAKKTPSVSTPPEIRRFNAWKLEEIEEKILSLEEEIESLSLEYGKEETYRNKEAVQSLQENIDRKKSELALLYRAYEWRIAKKKAK
- the cdaA gene encoding diadenylate cyclase CdaA is translated as MIVEHILRISPYERLIILAELIIIGLVVYAVLNFLEGTRGERLFRGMVLVLFTGSLVLNLGVKTFGMDRIAYLYNGFLLAVLIVAVIAFQPEIRRALIRIGQTSLFTAGSRYQISRGVEEIVEAVSQMAATRTGAILVIERHVGLGEFIETGVRLDARITSELIKTIFYPGTPLHDMALIIRGDRLLAARVQLPLSEGDGAAGSLGSRHRAAIGLSSTSDALVIVVSEETGIISIASDGQLKRNVSKSELRQYLKDALEEAGQPQEQ